A genome region from Anastrepha obliqua isolate idAnaObli1 chromosome 4, idAnaObli1_1.0, whole genome shotgun sequence includes the following:
- the LOC129244134 gene encoding uncharacterized protein LOC129244134, whose product MDERGSDDMNSNTFLAARQRLRQQQQELQNDRYEQNRFTNKFYDNNGVATCTSNNNNNFEYNNNLQQQRHQQLQNRLINAAEPHMINSAKEADTKQKSATMDMRRVGEVEADTTAAKMKSELSEIFRGFQNAQQNQNAKLFHQTKLLRRSAPTIPNVDSALSTDEEELDLDLPYGIQNVRKRMARHKPDLTKSITYQSLCPTKRIAIPLETSGYEYRPSHYIEVTCAHYTPAHSYEFRKNRICSEAGFSCIQLNRTIHLIRRNKSSNDECWESEIRIVPSGCECMWPKHDNGDIAAYHEGQKRFGGYANVHANADYEQGEGYRQIQPQQIELFGINGLRRGENSDGVGFEAFEYN is encoded by the exons ATGGATGAACGTGGTAGTGATGACATGAATAGCAATACGTTTTTAGCCGCACGCCAACGACTGAGGCAACAACAACAGGAATTGCAGAACGACCGATATGAGCAGAATCGcttcacaaacaaattttacgATAACAATGGAGTAGCGACTTGCACttcaaataacaacaacaactttgaaTACAATAACAACTTGCAACAGCAGCGCCACCAACAACTACAAAACAGACTCATAAACGCAGCTGAACCACACATGATAAATAGCGCAAAGGAAGCGGACACTAAGCAGAAATCAGCAACAATGGACATGCGACGAGTAGGCGAAGTTGAAGCAGATACAACGGCCGCAAAGATGAAATCTGAATTGAGTGAAATATTTAGAGGTTTCCAGAATGCACAGCAGAATCAAAA CGCCAAACTTTTTCATCAAACGAAGCTTCTGCGACGCTCCGCGCCAACTATACCGAATGTGGACTCAGCACTTTCTACGGATGAGGAGGAACTTGATTTGGATCTGCCTTATGGCATACAAAATGTGCGCAAGCGCATGGCGCGTCATAAACCGGATCTTACCAAATCG ATCACTTACCAATCGCTCTGTCCCACAAAACGCATTGCAATTCCGCTGGAAACATCCGGTTATGAGTATCGCCCGAGCCACTATATCGAAGTGACCTGCGCACATTATACGCCGGCGCACAGCTACGAGTTCAGAAAGAATCGG ATTTGTTCAGAGGCGGGCTTCTCTTGCATCCAGCTGAATCGCACCATCCATCTGATACGACGCAATAAGTCATCCAATGACGAATGTTGGGAATCGGAAATACGTATTGTTCCCTCGGGTTGTGAGTGTATGTGGCCGAAGCATGATAATGGCGATATTGCAGCCTATCATGAGGGACAGAAACGTTTTGGCGGTTACGCCAATGTGCACGCAAATGCCGATTACGAACAGGGTGAAGGCTATCGTCAAATTCAACCGCAACAAATAGAACTCTTTGGCATAAATGGATTACGTCGCGGCGAGAATTCCGATGGCGTCGGTTTTGAAGCCTTCGAATATAATTAG
- the LOC129243711 gene encoding uncharacterized protein LOC129243711 → MATVKRGAFIVLEGCDRSGKSSQSRLLFEFLRSRGVPAKHMIFPNRSSEIGGTINSYLKNAKELNDQVIHLLFTANRWEFKKDIEELLSVGTTLVVDRYSYSGVAYSVAKGLDFDWCMAPEIGLIRPDAVFYLKAPIEILMQRGDFGKERYEKKDFQLKVASVFDRICEDQKHFWHSIDATQTQETILETLSTKVLEVIELAKDEPLKVL, encoded by the exons ATGGCAACAGTAAAGCGTGGTGCTTTCATTGTTTTGGAAGGCTGTGACCGCAGTGGGAAATCGTCACAAAGTCGCTTGCTAT TTGAATTTCTACGTAGTCGCGGCGTACCAGCAAAGCATATGATTTTCCCAAATCGCTCGTCAGAAATTGGTGGAACAATAAACTCCTATTTGAAAAATGCTAAAGAACTTAATGATCAAGTAATACATTTACTGTTCACTGCCAACCGTTGGGAATTCAAAAAAGATATTGAGGAATTACTTAGTGTAGGTACCACCTTGGTGGTTGACAGGTATTCGTATTCTGGTGTGGCATACAGCGTGGccaaag GTTTGGATTTCGATTGGTGCATGGCGCCAGAAATAGGACTCATACGGCCAGATGCTGTTTTTTATCTAAAAGCGCCAATTGAGATACTAATGCAGCGAGGCGATTTTGGCAAAGAAAG gTATGAGAAAAAGGACTTTCAGTTAAAGGTAGCCAGTGTATTCGATCGTATTTGTGAAGACCAAAAACATTTCTGGCATTCAATCGATGCTACTCAAACGCAAGAAACAATATTAGAAACTTTGAGCACAAAAGTGTTGGAAGTTATAGAGCTAGCAAAAGACGAACCGTTGAAAGTGCTTTAA